A genomic stretch from Telmatocola sphagniphila includes:
- a CDS encoding DUF1559 domain-containing protein, protein MKRLPVDRSRGFTLIELLVVIAIIAILIGLLLPAVQKVREAAARMSCQNNLKQIGLAIHNYESSYGKLPAAYTLLSSPDPDPNAQFAGKRVGLSLQANLLPYLEQTPLFSLLNPSVAEANTANIPPNGPHSGKNTAYAQAVKSYLCPSNPTPSTLDYYNAFWGPYGDGGGATCFPGGGSGTNLNPPPGQIWARTDYFPIAGIQYPLIQNLGLTSTYPSDTSASGTLNDPGLPGGGPFAMTAITDGLSNTLFMSECGGKPVGYNHSRQIYKSEVNGLSVDGSIEPVSSGGGAWGDMFTYSAIAGAQCNNSGLRLGSCMINYTSNNEIYSWHTGGANALFGDGSVHFLSESTAAAVIIALVTRAGGETIADNY, encoded by the coding sequence ATGAAGCGTTTGCCAGTTGATCGTTCCCGGGGATTCACGTTGATTGAATTGCTGGTGGTCATTGCCATCATTGCAATTCTGATCGGTCTGCTTTTGCCGGCGGTGCAGAAGGTTCGAGAAGCCGCTGCCCGCATGAGTTGCCAGAACAATCTGAAGCAGATCGGCTTAGCCATTCACAACTATGAATCGAGCTATGGGAAGTTGCCCGCGGCTTATACACTGCTGTCGTCTCCGGATCCTGATCCGAATGCCCAGTTCGCCGGCAAGAGGGTGGGGCTTTCGCTCCAGGCGAATCTGTTGCCTTACCTGGAGCAGACACCGCTATTTTCCCTCTTAAACCCGAGTGTTGCGGAAGCTAATACGGCGAACATTCCGCCCAATGGTCCCCACAGCGGCAAGAACACGGCGTATGCCCAGGCCGTGAAGAGCTACCTTTGTCCCTCCAATCCGACGCCGTCGACGCTGGATTATTACAATGCGTTTTGGGGACCTTATGGAGATGGCGGCGGAGCCACTTGTTTTCCGGGAGGAGGTTCGGGTACGAATTTGAACCCGCCTCCTGGTCAAATCTGGGCCCGGACGGATTATTTTCCGATCGCCGGGATTCAGTATCCCTTGATCCAGAATCTGGGGCTCACCAGCACCTATCCTTCTGATACTTCGGCCTCCGGCACACTCAATGATCCGGGACTGCCAGGGGGTGGGCCCTTCGCTATGACCGCGATCACCGATGGTTTATCCAACACTTTGTTTATGTCCGAATGCGGCGGCAAGCCGGTCGGTTACAATCATAGCCGGCAGATTTACAAATCGGAGGTGAATGGATTGTCGGTCGACGGCAGTATTGAACCGGTTAGCAGCGGAGGCGGCGCCTGGGGGGATATGTTCACCTACTCAGCTATTGCCGGAGCTCAATGCAACAATAGCGGGCTGCGTTTAGGAAGCTGCATGATCAACTACACCAGCAATAATGAGATCTATTCCTGGCATACCGGCGGAGCGAACGCTCTTTTTGGCGATGGCTCGGTTCATTTCCTGTCCGAGTCTACCGCAGCCGCCGTCATCATTGCACTCGTCACTAGAGCCGGGGGGGAAACTATTGCGGACAACTATTAA